The following coding sequences are from one Zonotrichia albicollis isolate bZonAlb1 chromosome 13, bZonAlb1.hap1, whole genome shotgun sequence window:
- the ZDHHC7 gene encoding palmitoyltransferase ZDHHC7 produces the protein MQSSGHRFRDVEHHPLLADNDSYDSSSSSSEADMADRVWFIRDGCGMVCAIMTWLLVVYADFVVTFVMLLPSKDFWYSVINGVLFNCLAVLALSSHLRTMLTDPGAVPKGNATKEYMDNLQLKPGEVIYKCPKCCSIKPERAHHCSICKRCIRKMDHHCPWVNNCVGEKNQRFFVLFTMYIALISAHALVLCGFQFFSCVRGQWTECSDFSPPVTVILMIFLCLEGFLFLTFTAVMFGTQIHSICNDETEIERLKSEKPTWERRLRWEGMKSVFGGQPSLLWINPFAGFRIRRLLLRGKKGGPEFSV, from the exons ATGCAGTCATCAGGGCACCGTTTCCGCGATGTCGAGCACCACCCGCTCCTGGCCGACAATGACAGCTAcgactcctcctcctcctcctcggagGCTGACATGGCTGACAGGGTCTGGTTCATCAGGGATGGCTGTGGCATGGTCTGTGCCATCATGACCTGGCTCCTGGTGGTCTATGCAGACTTTGTAGTGACTTTTGTCATGTTGCTGCCTTCCAAAGACTTTTGGTACTCCGTGATCAACGGGGTTCTCTTTAActgcttggcagtgctggctctgtcGTCACACCTGAGGACTATGCTGACTGATCCA GgggctgtgcccaaaggaaATGCCACTAAAGAATACATGGATAATTTGCAGCTGAAACCAGGAGAAGTGATCTACAAATGTCCCAAGTGCTGTAGTATCAAACCTGAGCGTGCCCACCACTGCAG TATTTGCAAGCGATGCATCCGAAAGATGGATCACCACTGCCCCTGGGTGAACAATTGTGTGGGGGAGAAAAATCAGAgattttttgttctgtttacg ATGTACATAGCCCTAATTTCAGCTCATGCTCTTGTACTCTGTGGATTTCAGTTCTTCTCCTGTGTCCGAGGGCAGTGGACTG AGTGCAGTGACTTCTCCCCACCTGTAACTGTGATCCTGATGATCTTCTTGTGCCTTGAGggttttctgtttctcactTTCACTGCAGTCATGTTTGGCACCCAAATCCACTCAATATGCAATGATGAAACG GAGATTGAGAGACTGAAGAGTGAAAAGCCAACGTGGGAGCGCAGGCTGCGCTGGGAAGGGATGAaatctgtgtttgggggccagccctccctgctgtgGATCAACCCCTTCGCAGGATTCCGCATCAGGAGGCTTCTGCTGCGAGGGAAGAAAGGAGGACCTGAGTTTTCTGTTTGA